The following proteins are co-located in the Leptospira selangorensis genome:
- a CDS encoding STAS domain-containing protein encodes MILNEIIISTEKIDSVQVLKLQGSINSFTEKKFKDVLSLAVRQGPVIMDMEDVHLVSSTGVQALKEVSQSSFSSKNKLVLVNISKAVINVFKMAGLSGFFLIANDEEAALKMASKR; translated from the coding sequence ATGATCCTGAACGAGATTATCATCTCAACGGAAAAGATAGACAGCGTTCAAGTTCTGAAATTGCAGGGTTCTATCAACTCCTTTACGGAGAAAAAATTTAAGGATGTGCTTTCCTTGGCAGTCCGCCAGGGACCGGTCATCATGGATATGGAAGACGTACATTTGGTATCCTCCACCGGGGTCCAGGCCTTAAAAGAAGTGAGCCAATCCAGTTTTTCCAGTAAGAACAAACTCGTCCTTGTAAATATCTCCAAAGCCGTGATCAATGTTTTTAAAATGGCTGGCCTAAGTGGATTTTTCCTAATCGCAAACGACGAAGAAGCCGCCTTAAAGATGGCCTCTAAACGTTGA
- a CDS encoding diacylglycerol/polyprenol kinase family protein, producing the protein MKSEKTSSFNYFRKAWHLLGLIIPAFYYFDVFHGQFLLVYATRAILTILLILCLVLLVLLEWARFHIPVVQTVFVKLAGPLLKEEEKSRINGTFPYFLSITFVVFFFPPDIAILSLLFLVIGDPMAAWVGTHFGKNRFSNGKSKEGILAFILSSTIVGLWFIYVVQSGSRELGIYQFSSGEFWQNIILVLPAVIAAAVTELYSGTYWNGIVDDNLLIPVVSAIILGFFAYFTLDLSIGQIFLNPAQIFETY; encoded by the coding sequence ATGAAATCTGAAAAAACTTCTTCCTTTAATTATTTTAGAAAGGCCTGGCATTTACTCGGGCTGATCATTCCCGCCTTCTATTATTTCGATGTATTCCATGGGCAATTTTTGTTAGTGTATGCTACCCGCGCTATTCTTACAATTTTACTCATTCTATGTCTTGTACTTTTGGTCTTATTAGAGTGGGCAAGGTTCCATATTCCAGTCGTTCAAACGGTATTCGTAAAGTTAGCCGGTCCTTTATTAAAAGAAGAGGAGAAGTCCAGGATCAACGGCACATTCCCTTATTTTCTTTCCATTACATTCGTGGTCTTTTTCTTCCCTCCTGATATAGCGATTCTTTCTTTATTGTTCTTGGTGATAGGGGATCCAATGGCTGCCTGGGTCGGAACTCATTTCGGAAAGAACAGATTTTCTAATGGTAAATCAAAAGAAGGGATTTTGGCATTCATTCTATCTTCTACAATTGTAGGACTTTGGTTTATTTATGTGGTTCAGTCGGGTTCGAGAGAGCTAGGAATTTATCAATTTTCCTCCGGAGAATTTTGGCAGAATATTATCTTAGTTCTGCCTGCAGTGATCGCAGCCGCCGTTACTGAACTTTATAGTGGAACTTACTGGAATGGGATTGTGGATGATAATCTTTTGATCCCGGTCGTATCCGCGATCATCTTGGGATTTTTTGCGTATTTTACGTTGGATCTGAGTATAGGTCAGATCTTTTTAAATCCAGCCCAAATTTTCGAAACATATTAG
- the lcpA gene encoding complement regulator-acquiring protein LcpA — protein sequence MLALWKNVKLTSLSLLVFAACEPSVLSVSNVELCDYFTRDGVCREPSPLNKKYSVDIPNAKKPNTWEELGNYLYFHARETPGFVLRMNRRMSPEERKQIQETYFAMYEFAGVKGKMEGFEIGEDWIGSFNYLGSMVKEKQKKENRLGQYPYETSIFPTDLEFTWSAKGIKGNTKTKIDFVYHVLPAEKTP from the coding sequence ATGTTAGCTCTTTGGAAAAACGTTAAACTCACATCATTATCCCTGCTTGTATTCGCAGCCTGCGAACCAAGTGTTCTTTCCGTAAGCAACGTGGAACTTTGCGACTATTTTACTAGAGACGGAGTTTGCAGAGAACCTTCTCCATTGAATAAAAAATATTCTGTGGATATACCGAATGCGAAAAAGCCGAATACATGGGAAGAATTAGGGAACTATCTTTATTTCCACGCTCGTGAAACTCCAGGTTTCGTCCTCAGAATGAATCGTAGGATGAGTCCTGAAGAAAGAAAACAGATCCAAGAGACCTACTTTGCAATGTATGAATTTGCAGGTGTAAAAGGTAAAATGGAAGGTTTCGAAATTGGAGAAGATTGGATCGGTTCTTTTAATTACCTAGGTTCTATGGTGAAGGAAAAACAAAAAAAAGAAAATCGTTTAGGTCAATATCCTTACGAAACTTCCATTTTTCCTACAGATTTAGAATTTACTTGGTCTGCAAAAGGGATCAAAGGTAATACAAAGACCAAAATTGATTTTGTATATCATGTTCTTCCTGCGGAAAAAACTCCTTAA
- a CDS encoding DUF4416 family protein has protein sequence MNPKQTSSKPKKPLPASFFLVVSYENEEAYYRLKEKAEDSFSQTLYESKPLPKWTHQFENFLDSPIGRFTRVLSLKRRISREELPSLQKECTKFQTHLHKSDESIRIFPGYLTPYNLVLASLEEDLHRIYMFHGVFAEIIYTYQGQKWIPQGSAWEFFKHPEVLYFFTNLRESYVSSLEKR, from the coding sequence GTGAATCCCAAACAGACTTCTTCCAAACCCAAAAAACCTCTTCCAGCTTCTTTCTTTCTAGTGGTTTCCTACGAAAATGAAGAGGCTTATTATCGTTTGAAAGAAAAAGCGGAAGATTCGTTTTCTCAAACCTTATACGAATCAAAACCGCTTCCCAAATGGACTCACCAATTTGAGAATTTTCTGGATTCCCCCATCGGACGATTTACTCGTGTACTTTCTTTAAAAAGAAGGATTTCCAGAGAAGAACTTCCTAGTCTCCAAAAAGAATGTACCAAATTCCAAACTCATTTGCATAAATCAGATGAATCTATCAGAATATTTCCAGGTTACCTTACTCCTTATAATCTGGTTTTAGCCTCTTTGGAAGAAGATCTACATAGGATCTATATGTTCCATGGAGTATTTGCGGAGATCATTTATACGTACCAGGGACAAAAATGGATCCCTCAAGGTTCCGCCTGGGAATTTTTTAAACATCCCGAAGTTTTATACTTTTTTACTAATTTACGAGAATCTTATGTTAGCTCTTTGGAAAAACGTTAA
- a CDS encoding YheT family hydrolase, with the protein MEASHFRPKRFVSGKHAQTIYNTLFPPENPLRTSYYCEDILLTVSGESGDKLWLEHNPPVSSYRKSAIPSNGTYILMIHGMEGDSESSYLVSLASSALERGYGIIRMNLRNCGRGRGFARKSYYAGQSEDLQDVLDYIYEYLSKKIYVSGFSLSANLVLKFFGESRNHKSLAFSAVSPPLDLAKNCDFIDSLSGRFYRNHFISSFKKKIKEGILELTPLQLENSKKVKTFFDFDDMITAPSFGYPSAMEYYKKNSCINYIQSITHPGILIHAEDDPVVPLFEWNSINWSKLPNLKTILTKQGGHVGFVTDSNPDLPDGRWLTKILLDYFDSKL; encoded by the coding sequence ATGGAAGCCTCTCATTTTCGGCCTAAAAGATTTGTTTCGGGCAAACACGCTCAAACAATTTATAATACTCTTTTCCCACCTGAAAATCCACTTAGGACTTCTTATTACTGCGAAGATATTCTTCTCACTGTAAGCGGAGAATCGGGAGACAAACTTTGGTTAGAACATAACCCTCCAGTTTCTTCTTATCGTAAGAGCGCTATTCCTTCCAACGGAACTTATATACTCATGATCCATGGAATGGAAGGTGACTCGGAAAGTTCTTATTTAGTTTCCCTCGCTAGTTCCGCCTTGGAAAGAGGATACGGGATCATCCGTATGAATCTACGCAACTGCGGAAGAGGAAGAGGATTTGCTAGAAAATCATATTACGCAGGCCAGTCTGAAGATTTACAAGATGTTCTGGATTATATCTATGAGTATTTGAGTAAGAAGATCTATGTATCCGGATTTTCTCTCTCCGCAAACCTCGTCCTAAAATTTTTCGGGGAATCCAGAAACCATAAGTCACTCGCATTCTCTGCAGTTTCCCCTCCTCTGGATCTTGCCAAAAATTGCGATTTTATAGATTCACTTTCCGGAAGATTTTATAGGAATCATTTCATAAGTAGTTTTAAGAAGAAGATCAAAGAAGGTATCTTGGAACTGACTCCGCTGCAGTTAGAAAATTCCAAGAAGGTAAAAACATTTTTCGACTTTGATGATATGATCACTGCTCCTTCTTTCGGATATCCGAGTGCTATGGAATATTATAAGAAGAACTCTTGCATCAATTACATACAATCCATCACTCATCCAGGAATTCTGATCCATGCGGAGGACGATCCGGTAGTTCCTTTATTCGAATGGAATTCTATTAACTGGTCCAAACTTCCGAACTTAAAAACGATCCTGACCAAACAAGGGGGCCATGTCGGATTTGTAACTGATTCAAATCCTGATCTTCCGGATGGTCGCTGGCTTACTAAAATTCTGCTGGATTATTTCGATTCCAAATTATAA
- a CDS encoding ClpP family protease has product MSETEKITEVIEELAGSKISKKFIDHRKIFLWGAVTDESAKDIVGKLLYLEMADPGKEITFYINSPGGVVTSGLTIYDTMKMITSPVHTVCMGLAASMGSVLLAAGVKGKRSIWPNGKVMIHQPSIGGQIVAPATDLQIHAEEILKTRARLNQILAEACGHPVEKLEEDTDRDYYMDADEAIKYGIVDSLATTIDFPKPSN; this is encoded by the coding sequence ATGTCTGAGACTGAAAAAATCACCGAAGTAATCGAAGAATTAGCCGGTAGCAAAATTTCCAAAAAGTTCATTGACCATAGAAAAATTTTCTTATGGGGCGCGGTTACTGACGAATCCGCAAAAGACATCGTAGGCAAACTACTCTATCTGGAAATGGCGGATCCAGGAAAAGAAATTACATTCTATATCAATAGCCCGGGTGGAGTTGTTACTTCCGGTCTTACCATCTATGACACTATGAAGATGATCACTTCTCCTGTTCATACTGTATGTATGGGACTTGCTGCTTCTATGGGATCTGTTCTTTTAGCAGCCGGTGTAAAAGGAAAAAGATCTATTTGGCCTAACGGTAAAGTGATGATCCACCAACCGAGTATCGGTGGACAGATCGTAGCTCCCGCAACTGATCTGCAAATCCATGCGGAAGAAATCCTAAAAACCAGAGCAAGATTGAATCAAATTCTTGCAGAAGCTTGCGGTCATCCTGTTGAAAAATTGGAAGAAGATACGGATAGAGATTATTATATGGATGCAGATGAAGCGATCAAATACGGTATCGTAGATTCACTCGCAACCACAATAGACTTCCCTAAACCTTCCAACTAA
- a CDS encoding FtsB family cell division protein, which produces MGINLANKLFLLLLFLSGMFYFTVLGESGLVVRSTLETSLSSLRLDVERLEYENRQLEERQKLLRDDKLALEKEARKYYLLSENAQIIKFREPEPKAENRPVLASRLIALRADRDMPVPPIQLLRFFYVSFVAFVFIGVFRKLRRKKLEERTAA; this is translated from the coding sequence ATGGGCATAAATCTGGCGAACAAACTGTTTTTACTTCTGCTTTTCCTTTCCGGAATGTTTTATTTCACGGTACTAGGAGAGTCAGGTTTGGTCGTCAGGTCTACCCTAGAAACCAGTCTTTCCAGCCTTCGTTTGGATGTGGAAAGACTGGAGTATGAGAATAGACAATTAGAAGAAAGGCAAAAACTTCTACGAGATGATAAGCTCGCCTTGGAGAAAGAAGCCAGAAAATATTATCTTCTCTCCGAAAACGCACAAATTATCAAATTTAGGGAGCCAGAACCAAAAGCGGAGAATCGTCCGGTCCTTGCCTCCCGTCTAATTGCTTTAAGAGCGGACCGTGATATGCCGGTCCCTCCGATCCAGTTACTTCGCTTTTTTTACGTTTCCTTTGTAGCTTTCGTATTTATTGGAGTTTTCAGGAAATTACGGAGGAAGAAACTGGAAGAACGAACCGCTGCTTAA
- the eno gene encoding phosphopyruvate hydratase — MSQSSKISAIRAREIMDSRGNPTVEVDVKLEDGSFGRAAVPSGASTGEYEAVELRDGDKSRYLGKGVLKAVENVNVKIKDVLIGEDALDQNRIDSLMLDKDGTKNKSKLGANAILGTSLAVAKAAASHTRLPLYRYIGGNFAKELPVPMMNIINGGAHADNNVDFQEFMILPVGVNSFREALRVGAEVFHSLKSVLKSKKLNTAVGDEGGFAPDLASNLEGLEVILQAIEKAGYKPEKDVLLGLDAASSEFFDKTKKKYVLGGEGNKEFSSAELVEYYSNLVSKYPIITIEDGLDENDWEGWKLLSEKLGKKIQLVGDDLFVTNIEKLSQGISQKVGNSILIKVNQIGSLSETLASIDMAKKAKYTNVISHRSGETEDVTISHIAVGTNAGQIKTGSLSRTDRIAKYNELLRIEEELGSSAVYKGRNTFYNL, encoded by the coding sequence ATGTCCCAATCCTCCAAAATTTCGGCGATCCGCGCCCGCGAAATCATGGATTCCAGAGGCAATCCTACGGTAGAAGTAGATGTTAAACTGGAAGACGGCTCATTCGGTAGAGCTGCAGTCCCTTCCGGAGCTTCCACAGGAGAATACGAAGCAGTAGAATTAAGAGACGGAGATAAATCCCGTTATTTAGGAAAAGGTGTCCTGAAAGCAGTCGAGAACGTAAACGTAAAGATCAAAGACGTTCTGATCGGAGAAGACGCTTTAGACCAAAACAGAATCGATTCCCTAATGTTGGATAAGGACGGAACCAAAAACAAATCCAAATTAGGTGCAAATGCAATTCTCGGAACTTCCCTTGCAGTAGCAAAAGCAGCCGCTTCTCATACAAGACTTCCACTTTACAGATACATAGGTGGAAACTTCGCAAAAGAACTTCCTGTTCCGATGATGAACATCATTAACGGTGGAGCTCACGCAGACAATAATGTGGACTTCCAAGAGTTTATGATCCTTCCAGTGGGAGTGAATAGCTTCCGTGAAGCTCTAAGAGTTGGGGCAGAAGTTTTCCATAGTTTAAAATCAGTTCTTAAATCCAAAAAACTCAATACTGCGGTCGGAGATGAGGGTGGATTTGCACCGGACCTAGCAAGCAACTTGGAAGGATTAGAAGTGATCCTGCAAGCCATCGAAAAAGCAGGTTATAAGCCTGAAAAAGACGTATTATTAGGTTTAGATGCTGCTTCTTCCGAGTTTTTCGACAAAACCAAGAAAAAGTACGTTCTGGGCGGAGAAGGAAATAAAGAGTTCTCTAGTGCAGAATTAGTAGAATACTATTCAAATCTAGTCTCAAAGTATCCGATCATTACTATTGAAGACGGTCTGGATGAGAACGACTGGGAAGGTTGGAAACTTCTAAGCGAGAAATTGGGTAAGAAGATCCAACTCGTAGGTGATGATTTATTCGTTACCAATATAGAAAAACTTTCTCAGGGAATTTCCCAAAAAGTGGGTAATTCCATCCTGATCAAGGTGAACCAAATCGGAAGTTTATCCGAAACATTGGCATCCATCGATATGGCTAAAAAAGCCAAATATACGAATGTGATCAGCCATAGATCCGGAGAAACTGAGGACGTAACTATTTCGCATATAGCGGTAGGTACGAATGCGGGCCAGATCAAAACTGGTTCCCTTTCCAGGACCGATAGGATCGCTAAATATAACGAACTTTTGAGGATCGAAGAAGAATTAGGTTCTTCTGCGGTTTACAAAGGGAGAAATACATTCTATAATCTCTGA
- a CDS encoding DUF6989 domain-containing protein: protein MKTTEKHSIFFHISFAILCIIVLLLPIPATTGWRMFFLVLAYNISLPIVAQVWEHDRWMDIFLFVLPVSILQVVPDWFLSKVLGVLVFPPDGFYKLGTVSAYMAGLWTIPLFIIVYVSTRFEKRYPEANPISKYLLAGGSAFVIFFLSEEFMRLIPVWYAQNVSMVGHTAIYVLFPEFVLGIFATFAYFHTEHKPFRTKLLWAIPTMSVYLGALSFSYLFVEGVWKV, encoded by the coding sequence ATGAAAACGACAGAAAAACATTCTATATTCTTTCATATCTCCTTCGCAATACTATGTATCATAGTTCTATTACTTCCGATCCCTGCTACAACGGGTTGGAGAATGTTTTTCCTGGTCTTAGCTTATAATATCTCTCTGCCAATCGTGGCCCAGGTTTGGGAGCATGATCGTTGGATGGATATTTTTCTTTTTGTTTTGCCTGTAAGTATCCTGCAAGTGGTCCCGGATTGGTTCTTATCCAAAGTGCTCGGGGTTTTGGTATTTCCGCCTGACGGATTTTATAAGTTAGGAACTGTTTCCGCTTACATGGCAGGGCTTTGGACCATTCCACTTTTTATTATAGTATATGTTTCCACTCGATTCGAAAAAAGATATCCGGAAGCAAATCCGATCAGCAAATATCTGTTAGCTGGAGGAAGTGCATTTGTGATCTTCTTTTTATCCGAAGAATTTATGAGACTGATCCCTGTTTGGTATGCACAGAATGTTTCTATGGTTGGACATACTGCGATCTATGTTTTATTCCCTGAATTTGTTTTAGGAATATTTGCTACATTCGCATATTTTCATACGGAGCATAAACCTTTTAGAACAAAATTACTTTGGGCAATTCCAACCATGTCCGTATACTTGGGAGCGCTTTCCTTCAGTTATTTATTTGTAGAAGGTGTCTGGAAAGTCTAA
- a CDS encoding UDP-3-O-acyl-N-acetylglucosamine deacetylase, which yields MKVLTKISEIKDLISDRNPEIFSLPLEFSEKVDIDPSYSYTIQNEFQVEGKATFENKESVIKVSPSQNGRSGFSWNGIRYDLDSQNCIKGNHNIQLGEVKVIEHPLAWMLAFGVYADFTLSESSFPTFDFCDRVYMDPSKGNLKRLEKRKKISVSSPFALVWEKGYCVLEPAAQESEGLLIDHQVEYPGTTVGKSRIVTELTAENFSYFGDARTTAFRNKKDAENFYQIGLAGGLKDYPFTLENVLLLDEDKIYNIRGKFKDPRSDYNYEFICHELIDIISWLRFVEEKYEGKFFGKMTTFLFDHHKQIDIAQFSCDPEELEKYGIRIGN from the coding sequence ATGAAAGTTCTGACTAAAATTTCAGAAATCAAGGACTTAATCTCGGATCGAAATCCAGAAATTTTCAGTCTTCCTCTTGAGTTTTCGGAGAAGGTGGATATAGATCCTTCTTATTCTTATACAATCCAAAATGAATTCCAGGTAGAAGGTAAGGCCACCTTTGAAAATAAGGAATCCGTAATTAAAGTAAGTCCGTCTCAGAATGGAAGATCAGGATTTAGCTGGAACGGAATTCGATACGATCTGGATAGCCAGAATTGTATTAAAGGAAATCATAATATACAATTGGGAGAAGTTAAGGTAATAGAACATCCTCTCGCCTGGATGTTGGCTTTTGGCGTGTATGCCGATTTTACTTTGAGCGAATCCAGTTTTCCCACTTTCGATTTTTGCGATCGTGTTTATATGGACCCATCTAAAGGAAATCTGAAAAGATTGGAGAAAAGAAAGAAAATCTCGGTATCTTCTCCATTTGCTTTAGTTTGGGAGAAGGGTTATTGTGTTTTGGAGCCGGCGGCCCAGGAGTCAGAAGGCCTTTTGATAGATCATCAAGTGGAATACCCTGGAACCACAGTAGGAAAATCCAGGATCGTGACAGAACTCACAGCGGAGAATTTTTCTTATTTTGGAGATGCAAGAACCACCGCATTCCGTAACAAAAAGGACGCAGAAAATTTTTATCAGATAGGACTTGCCGGCGGATTAAAAGATTACCCCTTTACCTTGGAAAACGTATTACTTTTAGATGAAGATAAAATTTATAATATTCGGGGAAAATTTAAGGATCCAAGATCGGATTATAATTACGAATTCATATGTCACGAGCTAATCGATATCATCTCTTGGTTACGTTTTGTAGAAGAAAAATATGAAGGGAAATTTTTCGGAAAGATGACAACCTTCCTTTTTGATCATCACAAACAGATAGATATTGCTCAATTTTCCTGTGATCCGGAAGAATTAGAAAAATATGGGATCAGGATCGGAAATTAA
- a CDS encoding TIGR04452 family lipoprotein, whose protein sequence is MRIGILPLLFILTIAINCVALNTTGLTNRYKGSEAKDKIKDAATVAAQLYAISTGDFTGTTYINNIVLPPILAGIKPGEYYAKDDVNACVDEIKLFGALGLAPTIGVLFGQCSNLQPDNNVYGNVN, encoded by the coding sequence ATGCGGATCGGAATATTACCGCTCTTATTTATCCTAACGATCGCAATAAATTGCGTAGCGTTAAATACTACCGGATTAACGAATCGTTATAAAGGGAGTGAGGCAAAGGATAAAATAAAAGATGCGGCGACTGTCGCAGCTCAATTATACGCGATTTCTACAGGTGATTTTACAGGGACCACATATATAAATAATATCGTTCTTCCTCCTATTTTGGCAGGAATTAAGCCTGGTGAATACTATGCTAAGGACGATGTGAATGCATGTGTGGACGAGATTAAATTATTCGGTGCTCTGGGTCTTGCCCCTACAATAGGCGTTCTATTCGGGCAATGTTCAAACCTACAGCCTGATAATAATGTCTACGGAAATGTAAACTAG
- the lepA gene encoding translation elongation factor 4, which translates to MSDRQQFIRNFSIIAHIDHGKSTLADRLLEIGRITDDRTKKDQILDSMDIERERGITIKANNATFNYTAADGNTYTMNLIDTPGHVDFTYEVSRSLKACEGVLLIVDASQGVEAQTLANLYLAMEQDLAIIPVMNKVDLPAADVEKTKLQIEDSLGLDAENAVAISAKTGLNVQAVLEEITKQIPAPKGDPKAPLKALIYDSYFDPYMGVVIKIRVFNGTVKKGDRILLMSSQKDFTVNEVGIKGIGLTPTDSLTAGEVGYIIAGIKKVSDARTGDTVTLFSNPSAEAVPGYKDAKPMVFAGLFPIMGEQFEELVDAIEKMKLNDAALVYEKESSAALGFGFRVGYLGLLHMEIVQERLEREFNLDLITTAPSVKYTIRMKNGEVFDIDNPSKFPDPVFIEATEEPYVKASIITPNEYVGNIMSLAIDKRGVQLDTVYLSQDKVQLTYEIPLAELIFEFYDKLKSLTRGYASLDYEPCGYKASRLVKMDILVNGESVDALSMIVHSSKAESRGREIIEKLKEIIPRHQFMIPIQAAVGGKILARESISALRKNVTAKCYGGDITRKKKLLEKQKEGKKRMKQIGNVEIPQEAFLAVLKTGD; encoded by the coding sequence ATGTCCGATCGCCAACAATTCATCCGCAATTTCTCAATTATCGCCCATATTGACCACGGTAAGTCTACTCTAGCTGACAGACTTTTGGAAATAGGCAGAATCACTGATGATCGGACAAAAAAAGATCAGATCCTGGACTCTATGGATATAGAGAGGGAGAGAGGGATCACGATCAAGGCGAACAACGCCACATTCAATTATACCGCTGCTGACGGTAATACTTATACAATGAACCTGATCGATACTCCCGGCCACGTGGATTTTACGTACGAAGTATCCAGATCCTTAAAAGCCTGCGAAGGTGTGCTTCTTATTGTAGATGCTAGCCAAGGAGTAGAGGCTCAAACCTTGGCGAACCTATATCTTGCAATGGAGCAAGACTTAGCAATCATTCCGGTCATGAATAAAGTGGATCTTCCCGCAGCAGACGTAGAGAAGACCAAACTTCAAATCGAAGATAGTTTAGGTTTGGATGCGGAGAATGCAGTGGCGATTTCCGCAAAAACAGGACTGAATGTCCAAGCTGTTCTGGAAGAAATCACAAAACAAATTCCTGCTCCTAAAGGAGATCCGAAAGCTCCTCTTAAAGCACTTATCTATGATTCTTATTTCGATCCTTATATGGGTGTTGTGATCAAGATCAGAGTATTCAATGGTACCGTAAAAAAAGGGGACCGAATTCTTTTGATGAGTAGCCAAAAGGATTTTACAGTCAACGAAGTTGGTATCAAAGGAATTGGTTTAACTCCTACAGACTCTCTTACAGCAGGAGAAGTGGGATATATTATTGCAGGTATCAAAAAAGTTTCTGATGCAAGAACCGGGGATACGGTTACATTATTCTCTAATCCGAGTGCAGAAGCAGTTCCTGGTTATAAAGACGCAAAACCTATGGTGTTTGCCGGATTATTTCCTATTATGGGAGAACAATTCGAAGAACTAGTGGATGCGATCGAAAAAATGAAACTGAACGATGCAGCTCTCGTATATGAAAAAGAAAGTTCTGCTGCGTTAGGATTCGGATTCAGGGTAGGGTATCTAGGACTTCTCCATATGGAGATCGTACAGGAAAGATTAGAAAGAGAATTCAATCTTGACCTGATCACAACCGCACCCTCCGTAAAATATACGATCCGAATGAAAAACGGAGAAGTATTCGATATAGATAACCCTTCTAAGTTTCCGGATCCTGTTTTTATAGAAGCTACGGAAGAACCTTATGTAAAAGCTTCCATCATCACTCCGAATGAATACGTAGGAAATATCATGTCCTTGGCGATTGATAAAAGGGGAGTTCAGTTGGATACAGTGTATCTTTCTCAAGATAAGGTGCAGTTGACTTATGAGATCCCTCTCGCCGAGCTAATTTTCGAATTTTATGATAAACTAAAATCTCTAACCAGAGGATACGCTTCTTTGGATTATGAGCCTTGCGGATATAAGGCATCCAGACTTGTTAAAATGGACATTCTGGTAAACGGAGAATCTGTGGATGCTCTTTCTATGATTGTTCATTCTTCCAAAGCGGAATCTCGTGGAAGAGAGATCATAGAAAAATTGAAAGAGATCATTCCACGCCACCAATTTATGATCCCGATCCAAGCTGCAGTGGGGGGAAAAATCCTCGCCAGAGAAAGTATTTCTGCTCTTCGTAAAAACGTAACAGCTAAATGTTACGGCGGAGATATCACACGTAAGAAAAAACTTTTAGAGAAGCAGAAAGAAGGGAAGAAGAGGATGAAACAGATCGGAAACGTGGAAATCCCTCAAGAAGCTTTCCTTGCAGTCTTAAAGACCGGGGATTAA
- a CDS encoding 1-aminocyclopropane-1-carboxylate deaminase produces the protein MGNSDLYIKREDRIFFSQGTKIRKLWGIYNSLVEKVGRENIRKIVLQGNLHSNAVLAGCLFFQWAKIPTKVFGYSRDINLKSPASILVRRFSESEILETRVNWLKKRESISGTLKPVMLLNNPEISFDEYVLFESTKEKGTFYLPEYLFCSESFFGLDLLWKETSYSEFDSIFLDLGTGLTWLSALKHSSILPPVYGLSLGLKLPKLRSWLEERIQNLSFPFELSWKNIFDAREIDPKNSYKFGEMDRFWEELSKNYFKRSGIYFEPVYSAKSIRILEELIQKEILKGKILYIHQGGNLQSFTGI, from the coding sequence ATGGGAAATTCAGATCTTTATATCAAACGAGAGGATCGGATCTTCTTTTCCCAAGGAACTAAGATCCGAAAACTCTGGGGGATTTATAATTCTTTAGTCGAGAAGGTCGGAAGAGAAAATATCCGAAAAATCGTTCTGCAAGGGAATTTGCATTCTAACGCTGTGCTGGCCGGTTGCCTATTCTTTCAATGGGCTAAAATACCTACAAAAGTTTTCGGATATTCCAGAGATATAAATCTAAAAAGCCCTGCTTCTATTTTAGTCAGACGATTCTCCGAATCTGAAATTTTGGAAACCAGAGTAAATTGGCTTAAAAAAAGAGAAAGTATCTCGGGGACCTTAAAACCGGTAATGTTATTAAACAATCCTGAAATTTCCTTTGATGAATATGTTTTATTTGAATCTACTAAAGAGAAGGGAACTTTTTATCTTCCGGAATATCTTTTTTGTTCTGAATCTTTTTTCGGCTTGGATTTGCTTTGGAAGGAAACTTCTTATTCAGAATTCGATTCTATTTTTTTAGATTTAGGCACTGGGCTTACCTGGTTATCCGCATTAAAACATTCTTCTATTTTGCCTCCCGTATATGGATTAAGTTTGGGTTTAAAATTACCAAAGTTAAGATCCTGGTTGGAAGAAAGGATCCAGAACTTATCTTTTCCATTTGAGCTTTCCTGGAAGAATATTTTCGATGCAAGGGAGATTGATCCGAAAAATTCCTATAAGTTCGGAGAGATGGACCGGTTCTGGGAAGAATTAAGTAAAAACTATTTTAAAAGATCGGGAATTTATTTCGAACCCGTATATTCTGCGAAGTCTATTCGGATCTTGGAGGAATTGATCCAAAAAGAAATTTTGAAAGGAAAGATCCTGTATATACACCAAGGAGGAAATCTCCAATCTTTTACGGGGATATAA